One window of the Pseudomonadota bacterium genome contains the following:
- a CDS encoding zinc-ribbon domain-containing protein — translation MTPLSFCAACGKPINPKSRYCPHCGHENRVSDPHRNAFCPRCKVALEPYDYRQTDAEICPLCAGLWFDRREFSYLTSERDVYQDQNLPREYQRPPRQNDPGYLSCVRCGTPMTKKTFRRFPGS, via the coding sequence ATGACCCCCCTTTCATTCTGCGCCGCCTGCGGCAAACCGATCAACCCCAAAAGTCGATACTGCCCCCACTGCGGCCATGAAAACCGGGTTTCAGATCCCCACCGGAATGCCTTCTGCCCCCGTTGCAAGGTTGCCCTTGAACCCTATGACTATCGGCAAACAGATGCCGAAATCTGCCCACTTTGCGCCGGTCTCTGGTTCGACCGCCGAGAATTTTCCTACCTGACCTCTGAACGCGATGTCTATCAAGACCAAAACCTGCCGCGTGAATACCAACGGCCACCCCGACAAAATGATCCCGGTTACCTGAGCTGCGTGCGTTGCGGCACCCCGATGACAAAAAAAACTTTCAGGAGGTTTCCGGGGTCATGA